One genomic region from Asterias amurensis chromosome 7, ASM3211899v1 encodes:
- the LOC139939310 gene encoding uncharacterized protein codes for MDASTQQETTVKFQTSPDNEGEDQEITPEITQDGDSKNIQSAEKRDEDSPVEEKDAFITQEENQRQSETPKHASLNTEKVSWRETPDSTSETTAQQDMKQGNLNLLRAVLESASMEDLNTQVFLSPNGKYCLDLSDQAMTGIPLKTFELDYIHCLLLNNNQLSDIPPQVQQMTCLEALVLQGCGLTSFPVEICHLPSLDILDLSGNDIQDLPSDIVGLRKLRQFHMNDNQVVQLPDEFCYLSELTVVNLNQNKLEALPLKFNQLNFLRILGLNNNNFRRFPKQICLLDQLVQLSMCGNYMQSIPSDVEYFYNLRELHLEKNLLRILPVQVYWLPELQELNVSHNLITEISKEIKHLDKLRILGLNSNQLVEIPKAIQHLSELEILGLDSNRLKKIPSEFKHLSVLSELYLGQNCLEEIPDDMCLLHSLVVLDLSGNRLTDLPVEVANLRHLNQLLLQNNQFEDIPAGVCSLAELELLTLDQNKLSNLPQEVENLFSLRQLTLNENKLENFPVELCEVQMLEHLSMSKNSLSSLPAQISNLVNLSHLDLSQNHFQNFPEELCSLSWLHKLLMSNNQLIDMADDVEKMEQLEELNLSNNRYGLFPLQLCGLPNLRVLRFAQPEGTKITYLPSTIQVLQQLEELDVSNNSLESLPSTISELKNLMNLDVTHNCLAELPDSICELKHIEALHLEGNKLQRLPLGFDCLKNLNDLRLQENPLSHPPSDVCDGGAMEPISRFLHVAEEREVAMIERMFRCVAANVRQRELHDLMRVFHFSKDEMSVIEKAHKNDPPDVMVMVALRKWRGRRGRSANGEELVRYLRLIEMPVVAGKVNTIKVYSQAHRL; via the exons ATGGATGCCTCTACTCAGCAAGAAACAACTGTTAAGTTCCAAACGAGTCCTGACAATGAAGGAGAAGATCAAGAAATTACACCAGAGATCACACAAGATGGAGACTCCAAAAATATCCAAAGTGCTGAGAAAAGAGATGAGGATAGTCCTGTTGAAGAGAAAGACGCGTTTATCACTCAAGAAGAAAACCAACGGCAGAGTGAGACTCCAAAACATGCCTCGCTTAATACGGAGAAGGTCTCATGGAGAGAAACTCCTGATTCAACATCAGAGACGACGGCTCAACAAGACATGAAGCAGGGTAATTTAAATCTACTTCGAGCAGTACTTGAGAGTGCCTCAATGGAAGATCTGAATACTCAGGTCTTCTTGAGTCCAAATGGAAAGTACTGCTTAGATTTAAGTGACCAGGCCATGACCGGAATCCCTCTTAAGACGTTTGAGCTTGATTATATTCACTGTTTGCTGTTGAACAACAACCAACTTAGCGATATTCCGCCACAAGTTCAGCAGATGACCTGCTTAGAAGCGCTTGTTCTTCAGGGATGTGGACTGACAAGCTTTCCAGTCGAGATTTGCCACCTGCCGAGCTTGGACATCCTTGATCTGAGTGGCAATGACATTCAAGATTTGCCAAGCGACATTGTAGGTTTGAGAAAACTCCGACAGTTTCACATGAATGACAACCAGGTGGTTCAGTTACCGGATGAGTTTTGTTATTTGTCTGAACTCACTGTCGTAAATCTCAACCAGAACAAGCTCGAGGCACTTCCACTGAAATTCAACCAGTTAAACTTTCTGCGCATTCTTGGATTGAACAACAACAATTTCAGAAGATTTCCCAAGCAAATATGCTTGCTGGATCAGTTAGTCCAGCTCAGCATGTGTGGAAATTACATGCAGTCGATCCCATCTGATGTTGAGTATTTCTACAATCTTCGAGAACTTCATCTTGAGAAAAACTTATTGAGGATCCTTCCTGTGCAAGTTTACTGGCTCCCTGAGCTTCAGGAGCTGAACGTCTCGCACAATCTCATCACGGAGATATCCAAGGAAATCAAACATCTTGACAAACTTAGGATACTCGGACTAAACAGCAATCAGTTGGTTGAAATTCCCAAAGCCATCCAACACTTGTCTGAGTTGGAGATTCTCGGTTTAGATTCCAACAGATTGAAGAAGATTCCCTCTGAATTTAAACACCTCAGCGTCCTGTCGGAGCTGTACCTTGGGCAGAACTGCCTCGAGGAGATCCCCGATGATATGTGCCTTCTTCACAGCCTGGTAGTCCTTGATCTCTCAGGAAACAGGCTAACAGATCTCCCCGTTGAGGTCGCAAACCTGAGGCATCTTAACCAACTTCTCCTCCAGAACAATCAATTTGAGGACATTCCAGCAGGAGTTTGCTCCCTAGCAGAGCTTGAACTTCTCACCCTCGACCAAAATAAACTATCAAATCTTCCCCAAGAGGTTGAGAATTTGTTCAGTCTCCGGCAGCTGACGCTGAATGAGAACAAGCTGGAGAACTTCCCAGTTGAACTCTGCGAAGTCCAGATGTTGGAACACTTGAGTATGTCCAAAAACTCGCTCTCCTCTCTTCCTGCCCAGATCTCCAACCTCGTGAATCTCTCTCACCTTGATCTTAGCCAAAACCACTTCCAGAATTTCCCAGAGGAACTGTGCTCATTGTCATGGCTCCATAAACTTTTAATGTCCAATAACCAGTTGATTGACATGGCCGACGATGTGGAGAAAATGGAGCAGTTAGAAGAGCTCAACCTGTCGAACAATCGCTACGGACTGTTTCCGCTTCAGCTTTGTGGCCTCCCCAATCTGAGAGTTCTACGCTTTGCACAACCAGAGGGAACCAAAATAACTTACCTACCATCTACTATTCAAGTTCTCCAACAACTTGAAGAACTTGACGTCTCTAATAACTCTCTGGAAAGCCTACCCTCCACAATCTCCGAGCTGAAGAATCTCATGAACTTAGACGTGACGCACAACTGTTTGGCCGAGCTTCCTGATTCCATCTGTGAGCTCAAGCACATTGAAGCTCTACACTTGGAGGGGAATAAACTACAGCGACTTCCGTTGGGGTTTGATTGCTTGAAGAACTTGAACGATTTGAGGTTGCAGGAAAATCCATTGTCTCACCCGCCGAGTGATGTTTGTGATGGTGGAGCGATGGAGCCTATCTCAAGATTCTTACATGTAGCAGAAGAAAGAGAAG TTGCAATGATTGAGAGAATGTTCCGTTGTGTAGCGGCCAACGTTCGTCAGCGAGAGCTGCATGATCTCATGCGGGTCTTCCATTTCAGTAAAGATGAGATGTCGGTCATCGAGAAGGCCCACAAGAACGACCCACCTGATGTGATGGTCATGGTGGCGTTGCGGAAGTGGAGAGGGAGGCGAGGGCGATCGGCCAATGGAGAGGAATTAGTCAGGTACCTTAGGCTGATTGAGATGCCAGTAGTGGCCGGTAAAGTCAATACGATCAAAGTGTATTCACAGGCTCATCGATTATAA